The following DNA comes from Croceicoccus sp. YJ47.
AGGATGCCGGGGAACTCTTCACCAAGCAGCACCTGGACATGCGCCAGCTCGGGCGCGCCGGGTTCGTCGCGGGCAATCTTCGACACGAGCAAATGAATGGCGGTGCGCTGTCGGCCGACAGTGTCCATGACCTGTTGCAGCCGGTCGCCCATGCGCGCGACCTCCGCCTCGAGCACGCGGATCCGGCTGTCGCGCATTTCCTCGAACGCCTTTTCGCGCGCGTCGAGCTCGGCGCCGCGCTTGTCAATGCGGCCCGTCAGCTGTTTCCAGGCAAAGCGCAGACCGCCGCCGATCAGGCCGAGGACTGAAATGGCGGTGAAGCCGGTGTAGAATTCTTCGGTCATCGTTCGGTCAATCCCAAAGCTGGACGAGTTTGATGGTGGGTGCGGTGGCGGGCGGCGTGTCGGGCAGGTCGATCGGCGTGCCCGACGGCAGCACCGGGCCGAGCGCGGCGAGATCGGGATTGCGGGCCAGTACGGCGCTCACCGAACGTTCGCTGCCGAGCTCTCGCCAGCAGACGAGGTCGACCGTGTCGCCCTGGATGGAATGGACCCGCATCAGATCAGCTCGACCGCAGTGCGTGTAACGCCGAGGATGTCGCGGATCGCGTGTGTGGCGTTGCGGCGCAGCTCGTCGGCAGCGGTCGCTTCCTCATCGATGCGGCTGCGGCCGTCTACCGTGGCGCTGACATCGTGATGGGTTTCGGCAAGGTCGGCGGCCGCCATGCAGAACACCGCGCGGCGATAGAGCAGGACCGATGCCGATTCGCCGTCGATCGTTTCGGCCGGAATTGCGGCAAGCGACGGCGCGCCGGCCAGCACATGCGCGAGCTTCCATACGCGCAATTCGCGGCGGACATGGACCATCGCGCCGCGCAGGGCATCGCGCACCCGCTCCTCCGCGATGGAGCTGCGTCCGATTTTCATGGCGTCGCGAAAGCTCGCGATTGACACGCCCGGCCAGAAGACATCGCCGGCCACGATGTCGGTTTCCGGCGGTGGGGCCGTTTCGGATGGCGGGCGGGCGACGAAGCCGGACATCATGCTCCTTTCGAGCGATCAAAGTTTTCGGGGGTGGGGAAGCGCGAGAGGATGCGGTTTGGCAGGCAAGCCTGCTCCGTCCTTCGTCTTCCGCCCCCGAGCGCCGTGGGGCGAGGTCGTTGCGGCCGGTCGACCGCGAAATTCAGTCGTTGTTCGCGTCGGCCAGTTTGTTGGCCTCGCGCGTTCGTTGTTCGATCAGTTTCTTCACGCCCGACTTGTCATCGAGCGCGAGAGCGCGGTGCGCATGGCGTAGCGCGAATTCGAGTGCGGCTTTCTTGCCGCCGGCGGGGCCATCGCCCGAGCGTTCGCCAGCCTCGGCAACGTCGGCGCTACGTAGCGTCGCGATCGCGATTGCCTTGTGCAGCTTGGCGCGGGCCTGGTCGGGCATGTCCTCGTGTTCGGTCAGCTCGGCGATCTCGAGGAGGGGGCGCGTATCGATATGGTCCGCGCCGCTGCCCATCGCGCGAAGGGCAGTCTCGGCAAATTCCTCGGCGATCATGCAGCCGAGCGTGCGTTCGAAGCGCGAGGGCAGTTCCATGCCGTGGCGCAGGACACAGCGCGCACGGGGCAGGGCGCGGGCCTCGTCGGCGGTGTCGATCGCCCAGATCATCGTCTGCACCAGGATCCGATCACTTTGCACCATCTGGCCCTTGTCCTCGGCCTCGCGCGCGGCGGCGAGCACGCCTTCGGCCCAGTCGTCATATTTCGGCAGCAGCTCGGCCTTGCGGGCGATTTTGGCCTCGATCGATTGCATATCCTTCAGCCCGCGCAGATCTTCGCCCAGCTCGGCAAGCCGGATCTGGTAATCGCTCTCGGCGCGATCGGCGCGGCGCGGCGCGGCCTTGGCGGCGGGGGCTGCACGCTTTTGCGCCATGGTCCGGGCGCGGTGTCGCATCGCGAGGCTGGTCATCGAAGGGCGGTCCTGTTGGAAAGGGTGGCCCGGCCCGGATCAAGGCCGGGCCGGGGTGTCAGCGGTTGGGGTTATGCAGGGTCGGGGCGGGCCGGGGCGGCGCCGATGACGATATTCTCGACCAGCACGGCGAGCTCGTAATCTTCGACGACGTAATCCTCGTTCACGCTTTCGTAGTTGGCGATGCGATCATATTCGCTCTCGTCCCTCAGCTGCCGACGGCGCGTGCCTTCCTGGAAGTAGATGGAAAGGTTATCGAGCCGGGTGATGAGGATGCCATCGGCCGGGAAGAACGGCACGCGCACGGCGGGAAGTCCGCCGATCTGCTTGTTCGACCGGATGATGCGATCGGCGGCCTCGACCTCGGTCGCGGTGGCGCCGGCGTTCTGGACGATGTTGAAATATTTGTCGTCGACCAGGTCATGGTAAGCGATGACGACGAGATCGGTGTCGCCGCGGTGCCATTCGGGCAGCAGCCGCTTCGCATCGAGAACCAGCGCGTCGAGCGAGGAATAATCCGCCGCCGCGTCGACCGCATTGTCGAGGCTGGAATCATAAAGCTCCGCGCCTGCCTTGACGTAGATCGCCTTCGTCGCGTCGTCATCGGTGCCGTCGCTGTGCACGGAAAGCGAGCCGTCCAACAGGACCATTTCGGGCGCGCGGGTGCGGATCTTGTGGAGCCAGCCCTCGTTGACGTCCTGAAGCATCGGGAAGGCCGCGCGATCGGTCTCGACGGCGGCATGGGTGCCGTGCCAACCGATCATGATCCGGTCGCGACCCTGCTGTTTCAGGATCGCGTCGCGCAGTTTCGTTTCGAAGTCGGGGCGGTGGCGCCATGCGTCCATTGCGGCATAGCTGCGCGCCCAGTCGAAATTGGTCTGGCGGCAATGGTAGTTGTTCCGCTCCTCATTGCCGGTCGGATCGGTGGGGTTGCGGCGATTGCCGCCGGCGGTGTTGGTGCGCCCGGCGATGGTGCGCGTCGCCTCGAGTCCGATGGTCTGGCCCACCTGCTGGGTGACCGGCACCATGTTGATCGCGCTCAGGAACTCGGACGATTCCTTCATCCGCTCCTCGAGCTTTTGCTCGATCGATGGATCGACGGAGAAGCGGACGGTGGCGTCGGGTACCGAGTTCAGCAGCGCGATCTGGCTGACATAGGCGGAAAAGAGGGCACGGGTTTCGTTGCGCATGGGGCGGTCCTGTCGGGAGAGAAAGGCGGGGGGCGGTTTACAGGCGGGGCAGTTCAGTTGACGGGGCGAGTGTTCCGGTTGACGATCAGCAGTCGGTGCGGGCGAAGTTCGCGTTCTGGCCGCTGGCGAGCGGCCGCTGCGTGCCGCCCTTGTCGGTGTTTTCGACCGACGCCTTCAGCGTGTCATGATCGCTGCGCAGCTGGTTGAAGCTGGCGGTGAGATCCTTCCCCTGCTGTTCGACCGCGGCGGCGAGCTTGTTCACGCCATTGGCGAGCGCATTGAACGCGGCGATATTGTCGTTCGCGGGTTCGGGGACTTCCGGCTCTTCCTTTTCCGTCGGCGCAGGGTGTCCGGCGAAGAACTGTTTCATGGACGCGAACAAGCCCTTTGCCTCGGCGAGCAGCGCCGTCGTTTCGGCAGGGTCGTTTTTGCCATCGGAGAATTCCAGCCCGGTGACCGCATGGGCGGCGGAGAAGAAATTGCCCTTTTCGACCTTGCGCTCCGCAAAGGGGTTGGTCGACGCCTTCGCCGCGAACTGCATGACCTCGGTGCCGAGCGAGGCCGGGCTGTCGGTGACGGCGAGACCCTGAAGATAGGCCTTCCCGGTGCCGGCGAAGTTGGGGTTGAGTTCGACCGAGCTGAAAAGTTTCTGACCCTTGCCATTCAATTCGATCAGCGTGTCGAGCGCGTCGACCTGGGCGAACAGGCCGAGCTTCGTTTCGGTCTTGCCGCCCAGCTGGATCTCGACATCGCGGGTCTCGAGCGCGACGACGTCACCATAGGCATTGAAGGGCGCGTCGGCGGAAAAGCCGCGGATGTGTTCCATGTTGATCCGCGCCGTGTAGGTTTTCGGATCGTAGGTCTCGGCCATTTCTTCGAGCGCGCCGCGATCGAGCGTGCGGCCATCGCAGGTGGCGCCTTCGACGGCGATGCAGAAGAATTTCGAACGCTTGGGCATGATGGTCGCGGGCTCCATTGTCAGGTGAGCTTCGACGCCCAAGGACGAGAAAGGCGCCGAAGCTCGGGATCGGCAGGCGGGCACGCGCCTTGCCGAATTCATCGGCCCCGAAAGGGCACCGAAGCGGGCCGCGGTTCAAGCGGCGGGTGTTGTAAACCGGGCGGTTACAACAAGAGGAGCGCGCATGGCGGGCGGCTGTGCGGTTAGCTGGCGCCCATGTTGCTCGCCCCTCTCGATCGACCCGCCTATGCCGACGTGCGCCGTGAGGCGCGCTCTCTCTATTGGCGCGGGTGGGGCATCACCGACATCGTCGACGAACTCGATCGGCTCGGAGTTCGCGGCGAGGATGGCAAGCCGGTGCCGCGTCCGACGATCGCGAGCTGGGCCAAGCGCGAGAAGTGGAAGGAAGCGCCGCCGCTCCGCGCTGCCGAGGAATCGGTGCTGGTCCGGTACCAGATGCTGGTCGCCAAAGACGAGAAGAGCGGGAAGGACTTCAAGGAGATCGACCTGCTCGGCCGCCAGATCGAGCGGTTCGAACGATGCCGCCGCTATCGCGACAGCGGGAACGAGGCCGATCTCAATCCGAAGGTCGCCAATCGCAATGCCGGGCCGAAGAAGGCGAAGCGGCCGAACCTGATCGATGCCGACATGGCCGCGCAGCTGAAAGCCGCGTTCGAAGAGGAATGCTTCGGGTACCAGGGCACATGGTGGGCCAATGCCAATCAGCGCACCCGGTTCATCCTGAAGAGCCGCCAGATCGGCGCGACCTGGTATTTCGCGCGCGAAGCCTTGATCGACGCGCTCGACACCGGGCGCAACCAGATCTTCCTGTCGGCCTCGCGCCGGCAGGCCGAGATCTTCCGCCGCTATATCATCGAGTTCGTGTTCCGCGTCACCGGCGTCACGCTGAAAGGCGAGCACATGCTCATCGATCGCGGCGATGACGAGGACGGCAAGCCGCTGGAACGGCCGACGCTGTTCTTCCTCGGCGCGAACTATCGCACCGCGCAGGGCGAGCACGGTAATTTCTATTACGACGAGTGTTTCTGGGCGCAGGATTTCGAGCGCATCGACGAAGTCGCCAGCGGCATGGCCAGCCAGAAGCGGTATCGTGAGACCTATTTTTCGACGCCCTCGAGCACCGGGCACGGCGCCTATCGCAAATGGTCGGGCGAATGGTTCAACGAGGGCAAGCCCAAGAAGGACTGGACGAAGATCGAGGCCTATTCGGCCGACGATCTGCGCGACGGCGTGTTGTGCGCCGATGGGATCTGGCGGCAGCGCGTCACGATCGAGGACGCGGCGGCCAGCGGATGTGACCTGTTCGACATTGCAGATCTGCGCCGGCGTAAGTCGCCCGACGTCTTCGCCAATCTCTATCTGTGCGAATTCGTCGACGATGCGCAATCGGCCTTTCCGATGGCGCTGCTTAACCGTTGCCGCGTCGATGCCGACGACAAGTGGCGCGATTTCGATCCCTATGGTCTGCGCCCGTTCGGGGATGGCGAGGTGGCGATCGGTTACGACCCGCAGGAAAGCGCGCAGGGCGACGATGCCGCGCTCGTCGTGATCGCCCTGCCGACGAAAAAGGGCGCGCCGTTCCGCGTTCTCGACAAGCGGCGGCTGCGCGGTGATTTCGAGCTGCAGGCCGCCGCGATCGAGGACATGATGGGCCGCTATAACGTGGTCGACATCGGCATCGATACGACCGGCGTCGGCGCCGCGGTGCTTCAGCTGATCCGGCTAAAGTTCCCGGCGGCGCGCGGCATCCAGTATTCCGCCCAGGTGAAGAACCTCATGGTGCTGAAGGCGAAGAACGTCATCCGAGCCGGCCGCCTCGAGTTCGATGCGGGCGATAAGGACATCACCGCCAGCTTCCTGTCGATCCGGCCGCAGCTGACGAAGTCGGGCCAGCAGCTGACCTATGTCGCATCCCGGAGCGAGGACACCGGCCATGCCGATGTCGCGTGGGCGGTGATGCACGTCCTTTTCAACGAACCGCTCGACGGCGACGCCGCGGGCCAGAAATCCACGATGGAGATTTTTTGATGGCGCAGCCTGTCACGATTTACGATGCGCAGGGCCAGGCGATGGAGCGGGCGGCCGCGACGGCGACGATCGACCAGGACGGCAAGCGCGGCGTCACCGCCTTCAGCTTTGGCGAGCCGGAGCCGGTTCTCGATCGATCCAGCATGCTCGGCTATATCGAAAGCGTCACGAATGGCCGGTGGTACGTGCCGCCGGTGTCGCAATGCGGCCTTGCGCGCGCATTCGACATGCCGGGGCCGCACGCGAGCTGCATCCGGCTGAAGGTGAACCTGCTGGTGAAGCACTTCGTCCCGTCGCGCTGGCTCGACCGCGCGAACTTTCGCAAATGGGCGCTCGACTTCCTCAGCCTCGGCAATGGCTATCTCGAGCTCCGCGACAATCTCGCCGGGCGCCCGATGCAGTTGCGCCATGCGCTGGCACGCTACATGCGGCGCGGCGTCGACGAGGGGCACTTCTTCTTCGTGCCGGGTTGGCGCCAGGAACATGCGTTCGAACCGGGCCACGTTCACCAGCTGCTGCAGGAACATCCGGCGCAGGAGATCTATGGCGTGCCGGAATTCTTCGGGGCGCTGCAGGCCGGGCTCCTCGGCGAGGCCGCGACCCTGTTCCGGCGCCGCTATTATCTCAACGGGAGCCACGCGGGCTTCATCTTCTATGCCTCGGGCGCGGGGATGAGCAACGAGGACGCCGACCAGGTGCGTGAGGCGCTTCGGCAATCGAAGGGGCCGGGCAATTTCCGCAACCTGTTCCTGCATGCGCCGGCGGGCGGCAAAGACGATGTGAAGATCATACCGATCAGCGAGGTCGCCGCGAAGGACGAATTCCTGAATGTGAAGCGCGTGAGCCGCGATGAAATGCTGGCGGCCCATCGCACGCCGCCCCAGCTCGTCGCGATCATTCCCGAAAACAATGGCGGGTTTGGCGATGTGCAGAAGGCGCTCGACGTCTTCATGCTCAATGAGATCGAGCCGCTTATGTCGCGCATGATGGAGGTGAACGACTGGGTCGGGCTGACGGCGGTGGATTTCACGCCTTATGCTCCGCCATCGGCCGCTGCCTAGCCGATAGGGTGGACTAGTTCCGGGCTGTACGCGCCGGAACTAGTCCACCCGGCTTGCAGATCGAAGGGTTTTGCCCAGCGTTGCGGCGCGACACCTTCCCGGCTTGTTCTCATTTCGTTCTATAGGACGGATGAGCAGCAAGCACTTCCGAACCATCCACGATTTTTCCAGGCACGGATACGATGTCGAGCTGCGCTGCAGTTGCGGCCATCGCGCCATGCTGTCAGGCCGCGCGGTCGTCACGCGGTTCCATGAGATGCGCTGGCCGATCGGCCTGGAGGGCGCGGCAGAACGATTTCGATGCAGCGTGTGTGGGAGCCTACCGCAATCCATCGGGCCGCTCGCGCGAGACTGAGCCCGTCAGCACCTCACTGCCACCCGGAGCGCCGGGCTTGCCCCCACGCCTCGCCTGCAGGCTTTTTGCCCCGGTTTTGATGCAAATGGTTGGGCGAGCTTCGCCGCAGTTTCGCTGGGCAGCTATGCTATCAGGCAGCTGTGGCTCGTGTTGCGATATGATGCACGAAACGGCTAACCGAGCCATGGCGGCCGCCGGAGGGCTCTGGCGGAGTGGGAGGTTCAAGATCGGCGGCGTTCAAACCGCCCAGATTGAGAGGATCGTTGCCGCCGCGTGTCAGTGTCGAGAGCGGCTCATTCATAGATCGCGCGGCCACGAAATATCCCGTTCCTCGGCAGATCGTCAGTCGGCAAGTGCATGTCTGGCCGATCAAAGAAAACTCGCCGCCGCGCACTCGATATAGGGCCAGAAGATCCGCGTCGAAGAAGTGACCGCAATCAATGCAGCCGACGCGCAAGATTATGTTGTTCTCGATCATCTGTTGGAGAGTTCGATAAGCGACTGGCCAGATACGAATTTGCCCCATGTCCTAACTATAGCGATGCGAACAAATGGTGAAAGTGCTTTGTGGCAGAAGTCTAGGAATGAGGAAGGCGCGCGATGCGAATTGCGAGACCGTTATGACTGGCACGGCCTTTGCCCCCCTTGGCCCTCGCCAAGCATCGGAGCGGCGCAAGCCGCTCCGTCCGACGGTGCGGCCGTCGGTGATTTCCAGATTTGTTCGAACGTTTCGGGGCCGGTCAGTAAAGATATTGGGCGCAGCCCGCGCATGAGAAGGCGAAGCCTTCTCATTCCTTTCATGGATCAGAATGATCCCCCGGTTTCTCCGTCACTGAAGGATTCGCGGTCACGGCATCACGGGCGTCGAGCGCGCGGGCAACATTGGCCAGAACGTCGCCGTTCTTCGTCGCGCCGAACGCTGCTTGCCAGTCCGCGGCGGTCATGCTTGCCGCGATCCGGTCCAGTTCCGCCCTGTCGGCCGCTACACGGTCCTGCGCGCACGCTGGCGTCGGCGCAGGCCGAAGGAGCCGGCCGAGCCAGTTACGCATTTGTTCGGGCACGAGCAGGGCGTAGGCATTGCTGATCTGCCTGACTTGCGGGCCGTCGGGTTCGGGGTTCTCGATCGGTTCGCTGCGCCGCATCCAGCGCAGGAAGCCGCATTCGCGAAGCCGGACGAGGGCGCGGTGGGTTGCGGAATATGATCGTCCGATTGCGTCGGCGATCGTCGCGATGGCAGGTTCGAGGCGCCCGGTTGCATAGTCGACGATGCCGAACATGTATTCGAGCACCTCGAGGCCGACATGGCCGATGACGCCGTTCTCGCTGCCAGGCAGTTTCTCCCGCCGCTTGAGTCGCGAGGCAAATTCGAGTTCGCGCGCACGCTTCAACAGCGCCCGCGTCCAGCGTGCCCCGCCTCGCTTCGTGCCATCGTGAATCGGTCGCCAGAGGCGGTCCTCCATCTGACCGCGGGAATAGCTGTTGCGCCAGACGGGCTCGCCGCTGCGCGGGCTGTCGCCCCGGCCGAGCCGTGCGCGCACCTTGCGATCCAGTTTGACGCCGACGATCTGCGCCGCGATCGCGCCGAAGCTCGTGACGTTGTCACTGCCACCCGAAAGCTTGTCGCCGAAAACCGAGGCCGTCATGCGCGGCCTCCGATCCGCGCTAGTTGCGCGGTCCCATAAGAAGCTTTTCGGGTGCGGGCATGCCTTCCATCAGCAAATCGGCCCATTCCTGCGCGATGCGCCGGCGCGTCGGCATATACGCCGCGCGGTTGTAGATCGCTTCGACTCCGCGCGGCTGGTGAGCAAGCATGAGATCGATGATCGCCCGGTCGCCGGGCCGATCGAACTCCGCCGCGCGTTCGTTCATGATCGTCGAGAAGGTCGACCGCCAACCATGCGGAACGTGCTTGCGTTCGAAGCCGGGGATATGGCGATAGGCGACGTTCAGCGCATTCTCGCTGATCGGCCGATGCGAATGGCGTTGCGAGGGGAAGAGATAGCTGCGCCGTCCGGCCAGATCGGCGGCGAGCTTGAACACCTCGACAGCCTGTCTGGACAGCGGAATAATGAAGTCGAAGGCGCTCTGCTCGCTCTCGTCCTTTTCCAGCTTCATTTTTGCCGCGGGAATGCGCCAGATCGGGTTGGCGCCGCCGATATCCTCGAACTCGGCACGCTCTGCAAATCGGATCATGCCCGGTCGGGCCGCAGTCAAAGCCAGCAGGCGGGAAGCGAGCTTCGTCGAAGGTTGCCCAGGCCGCGCCTCGACGGCGAGCAGAAATCGCCGCGCAGTCTCGACATCCAGCAGGGCGGAATATTTGCGTTTCGGAACTGGCTTCAGCACGGCGGAAAGCGAGCTCGCCGGGTTCAGGTCGATCTGCTCCGACGCAATCGCCAGATCGAAGATGGCCGATATTCGCCAAAGAAGGCGATGCGCGCCATCGATCGAGCCGCGATCCTGGACCGCGTCGATCGCCGACCGAATGTGCGAAGGCTTGAGTTCTCGCAACGGGATCGAGCCGAGCGATGGAAAAGCATCGGCCTCGAGGCTCTGCATGACATGGACCGCGTGCCGGGGTTTCCAGCCTTCGCTCTGCAGCCGGTGCCACCGTAGCGCCGCCTGCCGAAACGTGAATTCCGTTTCGATGCGCCCGGCCCGCCGATCGCGAATGTTCTTGCGGATCGCATCCGGATCGCGACCTTCTCGCAGTTCGTGAAGTGCTTCGTCCCTTTTCGTCCGCGCTTCCTTCAACGATACGTTCGGATAGGGGCCGAAGGTGAGCTGCTTCTCCTTGCCACCGAATCGATATTTCAGCCGCCAGCTTTTGAAGCCTTTGGACGTGATGTAGAGGTGCAGACCGTTGCCGTCGAAAATCTTGCGGGGCTTTTCCGCTGGCTGCGCTGTGCGGCAGGCTTTGTCTGTCAGCACGCGATGCCCCCAATGCTTGGGGGCAGTGCCCCCGGAATGCCCCCGTAAGAAGTGGGCTTGGGTGGGTTTCGGCGCATCCGCATGAGAACGCCGATGCCGCTAAACCCAAGCTTTCGCAAGGGTCTCGGGCTTCGTTGACACCATTTGAGAAGAAGAAATGGTGCCCGAGGGCGGGATCGAACCACCGACACTACGATTTTCAGTCGTATGCTCTACCAACTGAGCTACTCGGGCATCGCCGTCGTGACAGCGTCACCGCGTTCGCGACCGGTCCGAAGAACCGTCCGCGACGGGAGCGCCGCCTATGGCCAAAGCTGGCCTGCCTGTCCAGCCCCAATCGCGTGGTTTTTTTATACGCGCTCTAACCATCCTCGTCGGGATCGTGCACCGGCACGTCGGCCTACGGGCCGGGAATGGCGTAACCATCGCCGAGCCAGTTCGCGAGGTCGCGGTCCCGGCAGCGCGATGAACAGAACGGCGCATGGTCCGCATGGCGCGGCTTGGCGCAGATCGGGCATTTGCGGAGAGTCGTCATGCCTCCACCGCTTGGGCGAAACCGGCCTCGGGCGCAAGGGCAGGATCGGTCGTGATCCGCGTCGCGCGCCCCGTCCGGCGGGAAAGCTCGGCGATCCGATCCTCCGACAGATGCGAGGCTAGGGCGGGGTGGGCAGCGATCAATATGGTGCCCGCCCCCGCGACCCGTTCCGCGCGGCGCAGCAACTGGCGCGCGGCGGCGGCCATGCGGCGATGGGCCACGCGGTGCAGGATCGACGGGCCGCCGTTGCGCGAAACGATCTGGACGAAGCCGAAGCCGTTCATCGCCGTGCGTTCGTGGGCGAATCCGGCAAGGGCATGGGTCAGCGCGTCATCGACCGCGCGGCGGTCCGCTTTGTCCGGTAGCGTTGGAAAGTCGATGCCGACCGATCCGCCCATGTCGAATCGGCGCAGCGCCGCCGCGATGGCCGGCACGGCGGAGAGCGATAAAGTGCGCGGCGGCAGGGTGCCGTCAATGTCGATCAAGGTCATGGCGGGCGTCGGGGACAGGACGATCGCGCCGCCGGTGAAATCGAGGCGGCGCTCGAACGCCTCGGCCATCAACGCGTCCCATTCGCCGCCGGGAAAGCTTCGCACGCGCACCGGATCGTGCCCTTCGTCGCGCAGCATGTCGAACAATGTCGGCGCGCTGCGCAAACCGGCGTCGGTCGGGCGGGCCTGCGCGCGTTTCACGCGGCCCGGCTCGCCAATCGCGGCGCGCGTGATTTCGAGTGTGATCGCCGCCCCCTCGCTCGCGTCGCGGGGCAGGCGCGATACCAGCACCTCCGTCCCGTCGGCGAGGCGCGCCGTCCCCCGCGCAGCGCCCGTGTGCCGCGCCACCAGCCGGGCGGCCACCACCGCGCCCGCCGCCAGCTCGCCCGGCCAGCGGATGCGCGCAGCGACAATGGCGTCATTCTCGATACAGACCGCGCGTTCCTCCGCGATGCCGTCCTCGACGCGCCAGTCAGCCAATGGCGAAGCCCGCGGATTTCAGCAATGCGCGCGTTTCATAAAGGGGGAGGCCGACCACGCCCGAATGGCTGCCCCGTATCCACTGGACCAGCGCCTCGGCCATGCCCTGCAGCGCGTAGCCGCCGGCCTTTCCGTCCCATTCGCCGCTGGCGATATAGGCGGCGATTTCCTCGTGGGAGAGCACCTTGAAACGCACGATCGTCTCGCTCAACCGTTCGCGGATCGTGCCGTCGGGCGCGCGCAGGGCAATGGCGGAAAGGACGCTGTGCCGGCGTCCGGACATGAGCGTGAGACAGGCGCGCGCGGTATCCGCATCCTCCGCCTTGGGCAGGATGCGGCGACCGAGCGCAACGACCGTGTCCCCGGCCAGCACATGACCGGTATCGTCGCGGACGGCTTCGGCCTTTTCGCGGGCCATGCGGCGGGCATAGGCGCGTGGAAGCTCGCCATCGCAGGGCGTTTCGTCGATGTCGGCGGGCGCGATGCGGGCCGGCGCGAGGCCCAGGCGCGACAGCAGTTCGGCCCGGCGCGGGCTGGCCGAGGCGAGGATCAGTTCGGGCGCGGACATCGGTTCAGGCGCGGAGAGGTTACAGGTGCGCGCGGAGCGGCTCAGCTCGGTCCCGGACCGCCGCGACCCGGCATGAAGCGATAGGTGATGCGGCCCTTGGTCAGGTCATAGGGCGTCAGTTCGACGAGAACCTCGTCACCGACGAGAACGCGAATCCGGTTCTTGCGCATCTTGCCCGCGGTGTGGCCGAGAATCTCGTGATCGTTCTCAAGCTTCACCCGGAACATTGCATTGGGCAGCAGTTCGACGACCGTGCCACGCATTTCGAGGAGTTCTTCTTTGGCCATGTGCGGGCTTCGTGCGCCCTTCCTTTCCGCTGCTGTTCGATGAATTCGTTCGTCCGGCCGAAACCGGAACGATGCGCGCCCATAGCGTCGCCGCGCCGAAATGGGAAGCGCCATGGGCAAATTCAAGCGATTACGCACGTTTGGTCGTGCCGTGCCGCACTGCGACAAATTAATACCACCCGTGACTATCTCACGCAGGGGCGGTCTTCTATCGCAGGCCCATGATCATTCGTCCGACCTTCGGCGCGAGCGCGGCCATCGCCGTCATCGCATGCAGCAGCCCCGCCCTGGCACAGAACGGCAGCGATGCGCAGCCGGGCGGAGACGTCGTTGAGGGCGAGCCCGTCACGCTCGATGAAATCGTCGTCATCGCCCCGCGCCTTCGCGGTTCGGTCGATGCGCCGCAAGCGCCCGTGGCCGTGCTCGACGAGGAGGAGATCGCCGGTTTCGGCGCCGGCTCCATCGCCGAGCTGGTCGAGCAGCTCGCCCCGCAGGTCGGATCGGGAAGCGGACGCGGCGGCGGCAGGCCGGTCTTTCTCCTCAACGGACAGCGCGTGTCGAGCTATCGCGAATTGTTCAACTATCCGCCCGAGGCGATCGCGCGGGTCGAGGTATTGCCGGAGGAAGTCGCGCTGCGCTTCGGCTATCCCGCGACGCAGCGGGTCGTGAACTTCATCCTCAAGGACAATTTTTCGGCCCTGACCGCAGAGGTCGAATATGGCCAGCCGACAGACGGCGGCTATGCGACCAACGAACAGGAGGTCAGCCTCGCGCAGATCAACGGACGGAACAGGCTCAATATCGCGCTCGAACTCGAAGACAGCAGCGGGCTGA
Coding sequences within:
- a CDS encoding tail protein X translates to MRVHSIQGDTVDLVCWRELGSERSVSAVLARNPDLAALGPVLPSGTPIDLPDTPPATAPTIKLVQLWD
- a CDS encoding head completion/stabilization protein; this translates as MMSGFVARPPSETAPPPETDIVAGDVFWPGVSIASFRDAMKIGRSSIAEERVRDALRGAMVHVRRELRVWKLAHVLAGAPSLAAIPAETIDGESASVLLYRRAVFCMAAADLAETHHDVSATVDGRSRIDEEATAADELRRNATHAIRDILGVTRTAVELI
- the gpM gene encoding phage terminase small subunit, with the protein product MTSLAMRHRARTMAQKRAAPAAKAAPRRADRAESDYQIRLAELGEDLRGLKDMQSIEAKIARKAELLPKYDDWAEGVLAAAREAEDKGQMVQSDRILVQTMIWAIDTADEARALPRARCVLRHGMELPSRFERTLGCMIAEEFAETALRAMGSGADHIDTRPLLEIAELTEHEDMPDQARAKLHKAIAIATLRSADVAEAGERSGDGPAGGKKAALEFALRHAHRALALDDKSGVKKLIEQRTREANKLADANND
- a CDS encoding phage major capsid protein, P2 family; its protein translation is MRNETRALFSAYVSQIALLNSVPDATVRFSVDPSIEQKLEERMKESSEFLSAINMVPVTQQVGQTIGLEATRTIAGRTNTAGGNRRNPTDPTGNEERNNYHCRQTNFDWARSYAAMDAWRHRPDFETKLRDAILKQQGRDRIMIGWHGTHAAVETDRAAFPMLQDVNEGWLHKIRTRAPEMVLLDGSLSVHSDGTDDDATKAIYVKAGAELYDSSLDNAVDAAADYSSLDALVLDAKRLLPEWHRGDTDLVVIAYHDLVDDKYFNIVQNAGATATEVEAADRIIRSNKQIGGLPAVRVPFFPADGILITRLDNLSIYFQEGTRRRQLRDESEYDRIANYESVNEDYVVEDYELAVLVENIVIGAAPARPDPA
- a CDS encoding GPO family capsid scaffolding protein; translated protein: MPKRSKFFCIAVEGATCDGRTLDRGALEEMAETYDPKTYTARINMEHIRGFSADAPFNAYGDVVALETRDVEIQLGGKTETKLGLFAQVDALDTLIELNGKGQKLFSSVELNPNFAGTGKAYLQGLAVTDSPASLGTEVMQFAAKASTNPFAERKVEKGNFFSAAHAVTGLEFSDGKNDPAETTALLAEAKGLFASMKQFFAGHPAPTEKEEPEVPEPANDNIAAFNALANGVNKLAAAVEQQGKDLTASFNQLRSDHDTLKASVENTDKGGTQRPLASGQNANFARTDC
- a CDS encoding terminase large subunit domain-containing protein — encoded protein: MLLAPLDRPAYADVRREARSLYWRGWGITDIVDELDRLGVRGEDGKPVPRPTIASWAKREKWKEAPPLRAAEESVLVRYQMLVAKDEKSGKDFKEIDLLGRQIERFERCRRYRDSGNEADLNPKVANRNAGPKKAKRPNLIDADMAAQLKAAFEEECFGYQGTWWANANQRTRFILKSRQIGATWYFAREALIDALDTGRNQIFLSASRRQAEIFRRYIIEFVFRVTGVTLKGEHMLIDRGDDEDGKPLERPTLFFLGANYRTAQGEHGNFYYDECFWAQDFERIDEVASGMASQKRYRETYFSTPSSTGHGAYRKWSGEWFNEGKPKKDWTKIEAYSADDLRDGVLCADGIWRQRVTIEDAAASGCDLFDIADLRRRKSPDVFANLYLCEFVDDAQSAFPMALLNRCRVDADDKWRDFDPYGLRPFGDGEVAIGYDPQESAQGDDAALVVIALPTKKGAPFRVLDKRRLRGDFELQAAAIEDMMGRYNVVDIGIDTTGVGAAVLQLIRLKFPAARGIQYSAQVKNLMVLKAKNVIRAGRLEFDAGDKDITASFLSIRPQLTKSGQQLTYVASRSEDTGHADVAWAVMHVLFNEPLDGDAAGQKSTMEIF